In one Candidatus Nomurabacteria bacterium genomic region, the following are encoded:
- the rocD gene encoding ornithine--oxo-acid transaminase has protein sequence MTEKWSANNYHELNDIALEYGERTWVRDVEGTWYLDCLAGYSANNFGHRNPALVEAAKNQLNKLTLTARAYKQDQLEPFCRELGELTSKEAVLPMNTGAEAVETAIKLSRKWGYEVKGIPKNKANIIVMHDNFHGRTTSIVGFSDDNSARGGFGPFAPGFRRVAYGDSRAIENAIDENTAAILFEPIQGEAGVIIPPNGYLREIRDICNRENVLMMADEIQSGFGRTGEDFVCEHEGVEPDVYILGKALGGGIVPVSAVCANRDIMDVIKAGEHGSTFGGNPLACAVGRAAIGLLNTGRYQKNARDRGREMQAGLEELIGHGVTEVRSRGLWFGVDIDPALMTGRRACERLLQRNVLAKDTHGSTIRFSPPLNIFPEEVDFAVRQLRDTLYAARR, from the coding sequence ATGACTGAAAAATGGTCCGCGAATAACTATCATGAATTAAATGATATTGCGCTTGAATATGGAGAACGCACATGGGTGCGAGATGTCGAAGGTACGTGGTATCTCGATTGCTTGGCTGGTTATTCTGCCAATAACTTTGGTCATCGAAATCCCGCTCTTGTTGAAGCCGCTAAAAACCAGCTCAATAAGTTGACACTGACTGCGCGCGCATATAAGCAAGATCAGTTGGAGCCGTTTTGTCGGGAGCTTGGTGAACTAACTAGCAAAGAGGCGGTATTGCCAATGAATACCGGTGCCGAGGCAGTTGAGACTGCTATCAAACTTTCACGTAAGTGGGGGTATGAAGTAAAAGGAATTCCAAAAAACAAGGCGAATATCATCGTCATGCATGATAATTTTCATGGTCGCACAACTTCGATTGTTGGATTTTCTGACGATAACTCTGCAAGGGGCGGGTTTGGTCCATTTGCTCCCGGTTTTCGGCGTGTCGCGTATGGAGATTCTCGGGCTATTGAAAACGCTATAGATGAAAATACAGCTGCTATTTTGTTTGAACCTATTCAAGGAGAAGCGGGGGTTATTATCCCGCCAAATGGTTATTTACGAGAAATTCGTGACATATGTAATCGTGAAAACGTGTTGATGATGGCAGACGAAATTCAGTCTGGTTTTGGCCGTACAGGCGAGGATTTTGTATGCGAACATGAGGGCGTGGAACCGGATGTATATATATTGGGAAAGGCGCTCGGAGGAGGTATTGTACCTGTTTCGGCAGTATGCGCGAATCGCGATATCATGGATGTGATCAAGGCGGGTGAGCATGGCAGTACATTTGGCGGCAATCCTTTGGCTTGTGCTGTTGGTCGAGCAGCGATAGGGCTTCTTAATACTGGCCGATATCAAAAAAATGCTCGTGATCGTGGACGAGAAATGCAAGCAGGACTCGAAGAATTAATAGGTCATGGCGTGACCGAAGTACGCAGCAGGGGTTTGTGGTTTGGTGTCGACATTGACCCTGCGCTAATGACTGGTCGCAGGGCTTGCGAGCGATTATTGCAACGCAATGTTCTTGCCAAGGATACGCATGGATCCACGATTCGTTTTTCGCCACCACTCAATATCTTTCCGGAAGAGGTTGACTTTGCGGTACGGCAGCTGCGCGACACGTTGTACGCCGCAAGGAGGTAA
- a CDS encoding nucleoside monophosphate kinase, translating into MEKLPISTDHLDKIKKWLGAGAINIFGLPFAGKDTHGHELAQLFDAPLLSSGKVFRDSKDSLSPEVREILDSGGLPPSDVFLSLFEPYFSREEFNGQPLILSSVGRWIGEEQEIMKAAEESGHPIKAVVYLHLKQATVYERQAVSQEAGDRGDRPEDAVHILKTRIDEFNNKTIPVIEEYRKRGLVIEVDSDASKEEVLKSILARLFMLASSKES; encoded by the coding sequence ATGGAAAAACTACCAATATCTACCGATCATCTCGATAAAATAAAAAAATGGCTCGGCGCAGGCGCGATTAATATCTTTGGGCTTCCCTTTGCCGGCAAAGATACCCATGGCCATGAACTGGCTCAGCTCTTTGATGCACCACTATTAAGCTCAGGAAAGGTTTTTCGTGATAGCAAAGATAGTCTTAGTCCGGAAGTAAGAGAAATTCTTGACTCAGGCGGGTTACCGCCATCCGATGTGTTTCTTTCGCTTTTCGAGCCCTATTTTAGTCGCGAAGAGTTTAACGGTCAGCCGCTTATTTTAAGCTCTGTCGGGAGGTGGATCGGCGAAGAGCAAGAAATTATGAAAGCCGCCGAGGAATCAGGTCACCCCATAAAGGCCGTCGTGTACCTACACCTCAAGCAGGCTACCGTTTATGAACGACAAGCCGTATCCCAAGAGGCAGGAGACCGCGGCGACCGCCCCGAAGACGCCGTGCATATACTGAAAACTCGTATAGATGAATTTAATAACAAAACAATTCCAGTCATAGAAGAGTACCGCAAGCGTGGTCTTGTTATCGAAGTAGATAGCGATGCAAGCAAAGAAGAAGTGCTCAAGTCTATCCTCGCTCGCCTATTTATGCTGGCATCCTCTAAAGAATCTTAG
- a CDS encoding transcriptional regulator, with protein sequence MTERQMQILAAIIEQYAEVASPVGSVTLAKLFGVSSATIRSEMAKLEEFGFITQPHTSAGRIPTDKGYRFYVNTINEAQINEVPQLDRSARAIEARVNTHSDRADRAIRSAVDSLVELTQNLGLATIGDELYLSGIGNLFSQPEFMQGDHVQAVARLLDNLEPWLREAAPNEPLNVYIGSENPIGKTSGASLIISRFRSPYSDNSYIGVLGPTRQSYGKVMRLVRHAGAMLEEVL encoded by the coding sequence ATGACAGAGCGTCAAATGCAGATACTTGCAGCGATCATAGAACAGTATGCCGAGGTGGCTTCACCGGTCGGCAGCGTGACGCTAGCTAAGCTTTTTGGTGTTTCCAGCGCGACTATTCGTTCCGAAATGGCAAAGCTAGAGGAATTCGGGTTTATCACACAGCCGCACACAAGTGCAGGTCGTATACCGACAGACAAAGGTTATCGATTTTACGTGAATACTATTAATGAAGCGCAGATTAATGAAGTGCCGCAGCTCGATCGCAGTGCGAGAGCGATTGAGGCGCGAGTGAATACGCACAGTGACCGTGCTGATCGCGCAATCCGCAGTGCCGTTGATAGTCTTGTTGAACTAACGCAAAATCTTGGACTTGCCACCATTGGTGACGAGCTTTATTTGAGTGGTATAGGCAATCTTTTTAGTCAGCCGGAATTTATGCAGGGCGACCATGTGCAGGCCGTCGCTCGCTTGCTCGACAATTTGGAACCATGGCTACGCGAGGCTGCGCCAAACGAGCCACTGAATGTATACATAGGAAGCGAAAACCCAATAGGAAAGACAAGCGGAGCTTCTCTAATTATCAGCCGTTTTCGTTCACCGTATAGCGACAATAGTTATATAGGTGTTTTAGGGCCAACGCGCCAAAGCTACGGCAAAGTAATGCGGCTGGTGCGGCATGCAGGCGCCATGCTAGAAGAAGTTTTGTAA
- a CDS encoding nucleotide exchange factor GrpE yields the protein MVKGKKQQQSDDNSQDDVNIHEELAQEVAELTMDLQRTRADFENYRKRVEQEKQMARMSGEASAVLRLLPVIDNIERAIVHIPAELTDNKWAQGVAGLAKNLDKSLESMNLKRIEAKPGTPFDPELHEAIQFDEEAEGEQEIIAEELQAGYLLNGQPIRHAMVKVTRR from the coding sequence ATGGTAAAAGGTAAAAAACAGCAGCAGTCGGACGATAACTCGCAAGACGATGTGAATATCCACGAAGAATTAGCTCAGGAAGTTGCTGAACTTACGATGGATCTGCAACGAACTCGAGCAGATTTTGAAAATTACCGCAAACGAGTGGAGCAAGAAAAACAAATGGCTCGTATGTCTGGCGAAGCCTCGGCTGTATTGCGACTGCTCCCGGTTATCGACAACATCGAACGCGCTATCGTACATATTCCAGCTGAACTTACTGATAACAAATGGGCTCAGGGTGTTGCGGGACTCGCAAAAAATCTTGATAAGTCGCTCGAAAGCATGAACTTAAAACGTATCGAGGCAAAGCCTGGTACTCCATTTGATCCGGAGCTTCACGAAGCTATCCAGTTTGATGAAGAAGCCGAAGGTGAGCAAGAAATCATAGCCGAAGAGCTTCAGGCAGGCTATTTACTCAATGGCCAACCGATTCGTCATGCAATGGTAAAAGTCACCCGCAGGTGA
- the tatA gene encoding twin-arginine translocase TatA/TatE family subunit encodes MFGIGTPELIIILLIVLLLVGGKKLPELARSVGQSMQELRKGMSDGSKKTTTRSSEEAEEA; translated from the coding sequence ATGTTTGGAATAGGGACACCTGAATTAATCATTATCCTGCTGATCGTCCTGTTGTTGGTCGGTGGAAAAAAACTGCCAGAACTAGCACGTAGCGTAGGCCAGTCAATGCAAGAACTGCGCAAGGGCATGAGTGATGGGTCAAAGAAAACAACAACACGATCTAGCGAAGAAGCAGAAGAAGCCTAG
- the tatC gene encoding twin-arginine translocase subunit TatC, whose product MGQRKQQHDLAKKQKKPSTPNKNLTFLEHIYELRTRLFWVVFALVVASAIGFQFKDQLISLVMAPLHGQKLIYLTPGGGFSFIFTISIYFGALLCIPIAVYHMYRFMEPLLGGTSRKVVAAFIIISAFLATAGASFGYFVTVPAAIDFLATFAGNAVVPSLTAESYLSFVVTYIFGLAALFQIPLLLFIFDYVRPLPPKALLSAQRYVIIAATVLAAIITPTPDALNMAIVAIPIIAVYEVGAIAVYIRHRVGGKRYVVGRNTLDGDEPLTAIIEELERSHSEKEQVRQPDFEEDMEFAFDDELDVFADEAYEPVAPAAELNETKPVVATANVAPVQIVSSPVRRSAMDGMVRGRAQPVAIRPPARNVQPARMPQRPTIQSRPMRSVDGFSMMSRA is encoded by the coding sequence ATGGGTCAAAGAAAACAACAACACGATCTAGCGAAGAAGCAGAAGAAGCCTAGTACGCCTAACAAAAACCTGACGTTTTTGGAGCATATTTACGAGCTTCGAACACGTTTGTTTTGGGTGGTATTTGCGCTTGTTGTCGCATCGGCAATAGGCTTCCAGTTTAAGGATCAATTGATTAGTTTGGTCATGGCACCGCTCCATGGCCAAAAGCTAATTTATTTGACTCCTGGTGGTGGGTTTAGCTTTATTTTCACCATTAGCATTTATTTCGGTGCTCTTTTGTGTATTCCGATCGCTGTTTATCATATGTATCGCTTTATGGAGCCGTTATTGGGTGGTACTTCGCGAAAAGTCGTTGCGGCATTTATAATTATTTCTGCTTTTCTGGCGACAGCAGGCGCTTCGTTTGGCTATTTTGTAACCGTTCCTGCGGCCATAGATTTTTTGGCAACATTTGCCGGCAATGCCGTGGTGCCAAGCCTTACGGCGGAGTCGTATCTTAGTTTTGTGGTTACATACATATTCGGCCTTGCAGCATTATTCCAAATTCCGCTGCTTCTCTTTATTTTCGATTATGTACGACCATTGCCGCCAAAGGCACTACTGTCGGCTCAGAGATACGTTATTATAGCCGCTACAGTTTTGGCGGCGATCATCACGCCTACCCCAGATGCTTTGAATATGGCCATTGTTGCCATACCTATTATTGCCGTGTATGAAGTAGGCGCAATCGCTGTGTATATTCGACACCGCGTAGGAGGAAAACGCTATGTTGTTGGGCGGAATACTTTGGATGGCGACGAACCACTAACCGCCATTATTGAAGAGCTCGAACGATCACATTCCGAAAAAGAGCAGGTGAGGCAGCCGGACTTTGAGGAAGACATGGAATTTGCTTTTGACGATGAACTTGATGTATTTGCCGACGAAGCGTACGAACCAGTTGCACCCGCCGCTGAATTAAACGAAACGAAGCCAGTGGTGGCTACTGCAAACGTTGCGCCAGTGCAAATAGTATCTTCGCCTGTTCGTCGCAGCGCGATGGATGGCATGGTGCGTGGCCGAGCTCAACCTGTCGCAATTCGGCCCCCTGCAAGAAACGTACAACCTGCGCGCATGCCGCAGCGACCAACCATACAGTCTCGACCTATGCGTTCTGTGGACGGTTTTTCGATGATGAGTCGGGCGTAA
- the dnaK gene encoding molecular chaperone DnaK codes for MGKIIGIDLGTTNSAMAYMVAGKPEVIANAEGNRTTPSVVAINKKGDRLVGQVAQRQRVTNAENTIYGVKRLIGRKFSDKEVQKDHDIMPYAIVKKGDGVAVKMGDKDYTPEEVSAMILSKLKADAEAFLGEKVTEAVITVPAYFDDSQRQATKDAGKIAGLEVKRIINEPTAAALAYGLESKKDEKIAVFDLGGGTFDVSILELGDGVFEVRSTNGDTHLGGEDFDNRIVNHFIDVFKNEEGVDLKNDKAAMQRLKDEAEKAKKELSSTSEYEVNLPFITADADGPKHFEYKLTRAKLEELVKDLIDRLADPVEKALKDADLKAGDINEVVLVGGMTRMPAVVEKVKAIFGKDPLKGVNPDEVVAVGAAIQGGVLQGDVKDVLLLDVTPLSLGIETMGGVSTKLIERNTTIPTSKSETFSTAADNQPQVEIHVLQGEREMASDNKSLGRFVLDGIAPAPRGVPQIEVTFNLDANGILNVTAKDKGTGKEQSITIQDSGNMSKEDIEKAQKEAEMHADEDKKKREAVDARNQLENAIYQAEKMPDEFKDKISEDDVKTIKEAAEEAKKVKENADASKDELEAAVKALNDKIMPIGAKMYEQAAAEEKPAEGEEGDKKDEPVEGEVVDEEKKDEKKDEK; via the coding sequence ATGGGAAAAATTATCGGAATCGACCTCGGTACTACTAACTCTGCTATGGCATACATGGTTGCTGGCAAGCCAGAAGTTATCGCAAATGCCGAGGGCAACCGTACAACTCCAAGTGTTGTAGCTATCAACAAAAAGGGCGATCGTTTGGTCGGTCAGGTGGCTCAGCGTCAGCGCGTGACCAACGCCGAAAACACTATCTATGGTGTGAAGCGACTCATCGGTCGTAAGTTTAGCGACAAAGAAGTCCAAAAAGATCATGACATCATGCCATATGCAATCGTCAAAAAGGGCGATGGCGTAGCGGTCAAGATGGGCGACAAGGACTACACACCAGAAGAAGTCAGTGCGATGATCTTGAGCAAGCTCAAGGCAGACGCCGAAGCATTTCTAGGCGAAAAAGTCACCGAAGCGGTTATTACCGTTCCTGCGTACTTCGATGACTCACAGCGTCAAGCAACCAAAGACGCTGGTAAGATTGCTGGCCTAGAGGTCAAGCGTATCATCAATGAGCCAACTGCTGCCGCACTTGCGTATGGTCTGGAAAGCAAAAAAGACGAAAAAATTGCTGTATTTGACCTTGGTGGTGGTACGTTCGACGTATCGATCCTCGAGCTAGGTGATGGCGTGTTTGAAGTTCGCTCTACCAACGGCGATACACACCTAGGTGGTGAAGATTTCGACAACCGTATCGTCAACCATTTTATCGATGTATTCAAAAACGAAGAAGGTGTAGACCTAAAGAACGACAAGGCTGCAATGCAGCGTCTCAAAGACGAAGCCGAAAAAGCCAAAAAAGAGCTTTCGAGCACTAGTGAATATGAAGTGAACCTGCCATTCATCACAGCTGATGCCGATGGTCCAAAGCACTTCGAGTACAAACTGACTCGTGCCAAATTAGAAGAGCTAGTCAAGGACTTGATTGACCGTTTGGCTGATCCTGTCGAAAAGGCATTGAAGGATGCTGATTTGAAGGCTGGCGACATCAACGAAGTCGTCCTCGTGGGTGGTATGACTCGTATGCCTGCAGTGGTAGAGAAGGTCAAAGCTATCTTCGGCAAAGACCCGCTCAAGGGTGTGAACCCAGACGAAGTTGTGGCTGTAGGTGCAGCGATTCAGGGTGGCGTGTTGCAGGGTGATGTAAAGGACGTGTTGCTACTCGACGTGACTCCGCTCAGCCTCGGCATCGAGACTATGGGCGGTGTATCGACCAAGCTTATCGAACGCAATACAACTATCCCTACCAGCAAGTCCGAGACGTTTAGTACCGCTGCTGACAACCAGCCGCAAGTGGAAATCCATGTGCTGCAAGGTGAGCGCGAAATGGCAAGTGACAACAAATCTCTCGGCCGATTTGTGCTCGACGGTATTGCCCCAGCGCCACGTGGCGTGCCACAGATTGAAGTGACATTTAACCTCGATGCTAACGGTATCTTGAACGTGACTGCCAAAGACAAGGGTACTGGCAAAGAGCAGTCGATTACCATCCAAGACAGTGGCAACATGAGTAAAGAAGACATCGAAAAGGCGCAAAAAGAAGCCGAAATGCACGCTGATGAAGACAAGAAAAAGCGTGAAGCAGTCGATGCCCGCAACCAGCTCGAAAACGCAATTTATCAGGCGGAGAAGATGCCCGACGAATTCAAAGACAAGATTTCTGAAGACGATGTAAAGACAATCAAAGAAGCTGCCGAAGAAGCAAAGAAGGTCAAAGAAAACGCCGATGCGTCTAAAGACGAACTCGAAGCAGCAGTAAAGGCACTCAACGACAAGATTATGCCGATTGGTGCCAAGATGTATGAGCAAGCCGCTGCCGAAGAAAAGCCAGCCGAGGGCGAAGAAGGCGACAAAAAAGACGAGCCGGTCGAAGGTGAAGTCGTCGACGAAGAGAAAAAAGACGAAAAGAAAGACGAAAAGTAA
- a CDS encoding GNAT family N-acetyltransferase, whose product MEIDRIYPDDEDFKQVLKLRYELLDEPVGAPEITEPSDNDRNPDNVHMVLYGEERRIVTAVRLDKSGDAEYVVRRMVVATEQQRRGLGGYAMGILEGIVGVMGGQRVRLNSTPEAIPFYHALGYEDTGEGVEWAGAYHPEMIKDIIS is encoded by the coding sequence ATGGAAATCGACAGAATATATCCCGACGACGAAGACTTTAAGCAAGTGCTGAAATTACGTTACGAATTGCTCGATGAGCCGGTTGGCGCGCCGGAAATTACCGAGCCAAGCGACAATGATCGAAACCCTGACAATGTACACATGGTGCTTTATGGTGAGGAGAGGCGCATAGTGACGGCAGTACGTCTCGATAAATCTGGCGATGCCGAATACGTGGTGCGCCGAATGGTCGTAGCAACTGAGCAACAGCGTCGCGGACTGGGCGGGTATGCCATGGGTATACTCGAAGGTATTGTAGGAGTTATGGGCGGTCAGCGAGTACGGCTGAATTCAACACCAGAGGCCATACCGTTTTATCATGCACTTGGTTACGAAGATACTGGCGAAGGTGTCGAGTGGGCGGGTGCGTATCACCCAGAGATGATAAAAGATATTATTTCTTGA
- a CDS encoding gamma-glutamyl-gamma-aminobutyrate hydrolase family protein, producing MKPLIGITAETIREQQQSEHQSYYGQKISYIDAVRQAGGVPMIIPTASSVDDVRDVFYQLDGILFAGGDDISPRQYGEQSRYAYGVDEARDWHELTLMEMALRNRMPILAICRGMQLLNVKLGGTLYQDITHEVPGAIDHDGHNLQAGIGHLSHELRIEHQSELARILGKTSIMANSFHHQAIKDVGENLVVSARTSDGIIEAVEGSGAGYLIGVQSHPERIVKNETSRWTRLFRSFVEATTD from the coding sequence ATGAAACCTCTTATTGGTATTACGGCGGAGACAATCCGAGAACAGCAGCAGTCTGAGCATCAATCTTATTATGGGCAAAAAATCAGTTATATAGATGCAGTCCGTCAGGCTGGCGGCGTACCGATGATTATACCGACGGCGTCGAGTGTGGACGATGTGCGCGACGTCTTTTATCAACTCGACGGCATATTGTTTGCCGGTGGTGATGACATATCGCCAAGGCAATATGGCGAACAATCACGATATGCGTATGGAGTCGATGAAGCTCGCGACTGGCATGAGCTAACCCTCATGGAAATGGCACTCAGAAACAGGATGCCGATTCTTGCGATTTGCCGCGGCATGCAACTTTTGAACGTAAAGCTTGGCGGCACACTTTATCAAGACATTACGCACGAAGTGCCGGGGGCAATCGATCACGACGGCCATAACTTGCAGGCAGGTATTGGACATCTTTCACACGAGTTAAGAATCGAGCATCAATCGGAGTTGGCTCGAATTTTAGGAAAGACGAGCATAATGGCGAATTCATTTCATCATCAGGCAATCAAAGACGTTGGCGAGAACCTAGTCGTGAGCGCTCGAACTAGCGATGGAATCATAGAAGCGGTAGAGGGTTCGGGTGCCGGGTATCTCATTGGAGTGCAGTCGCATCCGGAGAGAATCGTGAAAAATGAAACGTCGCGTTGGACGCGGTTATTTCGGTCGTTTGTTGAAGCAACGACTGATTAG
- a CDS encoding sortase, giving the protein MLQKINLYSSIASVYLLTIGVIAIVLYSSHTFGTPVWAISKPSPTYRKPAKPVIVVPDTISGEPIRLVIPARNIDLQIDEGRYDEASKTWTLSPTHAEFATSTMPANDQGGATFIYGHGTYPVLGRIGTNHPPIGSVAEIHTDNKHVFTYVLQSVHNLNPTDTSILSNVASGPPRLIVQTCTGAFSEWRTEFIFSFQKVQ; this is encoded by the coding sequence ATGCTGCAAAAAATCAATTTATATAGCAGCATAGCCTCCGTCTATCTTTTAACCATAGGAGTGATTGCTATAGTCCTGTACTCGTCACATACATTTGGTACGCCAGTATGGGCTATAAGTAAACCGAGTCCAACATATCGAAAACCAGCTAAACCAGTCATTGTGGTACCAGACACAATTTCTGGTGAGCCTATCCGTCTCGTCATACCAGCAAGAAATATCGATTTACAAATCGACGAGGGCAGGTATGACGAGGCTTCCAAAACTTGGACGCTCAGCCCGACTCATGCTGAATTCGCGACATCAACCATGCCGGCAAACGACCAAGGGGGCGCTACATTTATATACGGCCACGGAACCTACCCGGTACTTGGAAGAATTGGCACCAACCATCCGCCAATAGGTAGCGTCGCCGAAATTCATACAGACAATAAACACGTGTTTACTTACGTACTGCAGTCAGTTCACAACTTAAATCCGACCGATACTTCCATATTAAGTAACGTCGCGTCTGGTCCACCGCGGCTCATTGTACAAACGTGCACCGGCGCGTTCAGTGAGTGGCGAACAGAATTTATTTTTTCATTCCAAAAGGTGCAGTAA